A genome region from Candidatus Atribacteria bacterium includes the following:
- a CDS encoding sodium-dependent transporter gives MENKTRGNWGTRIGFIAAAAGSAVGLGNIWKFPYITGMYGGAAFVIVYLLFVILICIPVMNSELLIGRLTGKNPVGAFKELVPKSSWWIVGAMGVLAGFIILSYYSVIGGWAVAYIFKSGAYMAAGAGTEQANVFVNFITSPIAPIVWHAIFMAICIGIVMAGIEKGIEKYSRILMPSLVVLLLILILRSVTLPGAGKGLAFYLNPDFSKLSAEGILAALGQAFFSLSLGMGCMITYGSYLKKDSNIPTDSYWISGADTLIAFLAGLMIFPAVFAFGLEPGAGPGLTFITIPAVFASMGAIGHLFGIIFFLLLTVAAITSAISLLEVVCAYFIDEIKWDRKKATLIMGITIFLLGVPSSLGQGVWSGVKILAGRDILDSLDFVASNILLPLGGFLTLIFIGWFWGTDKAIKAGNEGSKGPITLGNGYRFLVKYVAPIALFIVFLMKITEF, from the coding sequence ATGGAAAATAAAACAAGGGGAAACTGGGGAACACGAATCGGATTCATCGCCGCAGCTGCCGGTTCAGCCGTAGGTTTGGGAAATATCTGGAAATTCCCATATATTACGGGAATGTATGGTGGAGCAGCTTTTGTAATTGTTTATTTACTTTTTGTCATTTTAATTTGTATCCCAGTGATGAATTCAGAATTATTGATAGGACGTCTAACCGGAAAAAACCCGGTGGGTGCATTTAAAGAATTAGTACCGAAAAGTTCCTGGTGGATTGTGGGAGCAATGGGAGTATTAGCTGGTTTTATCATTCTTTCTTACTATTCAGTTATCGGTGGATGGGCGGTAGCCTATATCTTCAAATCAGGCGCTTATATGGCAGCCGGAGCAGGGACTGAACAGGCAAATGTTTTTGTTAACTTCATTACTTCTCCTATTGCACCTATTGTTTGGCATGCCATATTTATGGCCATTTGTATAGGAATCGTTATGGCAGGTATTGAAAAGGGAATCGAAAAATATTCAAGAATCCTCATGCCTTCTTTAGTAGTATTACTCTTAATATTAATACTTCGTTCAGTAACCCTCCCCGGAGCAGGCAAAGGATTAGCTTTCTATCTAAATCCGGATTTTAGTAAACTATCTGCAGAGGGAATTTTAGCTGCTTTAGGGCAGGCTTTCTTCTCATTGAGTTTGGGTATGGGTTGTATGATAACTTATGGAAGCTACCTTAAAAAAGATTCGAATATTCCAACTGACTCTTATTGGATTTCCGGAGCTGATACACTAATCGCTTTCCTAGCGGGCCTTATGATTTTCCCGGCAGTCTTTGCTTTCGGTTTAGAACCGGGAGCTGGACCAGGATTAACCTTTATAACTATTCCAGCTGTTTTTGCTTCCATGGGAGCGATTGGTCACCTCTTTGGGATAATATTCTTCCTGTTGCTTACAGTTGCTGCGATTACCTCAGCAATATCGCTCCTCGAAGTTGTTTGCGCTTACTTTATTGATGAAATCAAATGGGACCGTAAGAAAGCAACCCTAATTATGGGAATCACTATTTTCTTATTAGGTGTTCCTTCTTCTTTGGGTCAAGGAGTATGGTCGGGTGTAAAGATTCTTGCCGGAAGAGATATTTTGGATTCGCTTGATTTTGTTGCTTCTAACATATTACTACCTTTAGGTGGTTTCTTAACTCTTATTTTCATCGGTTGGTTCTGGGGAACTGATAAGGCAATTAAAGCAGGGAACGAGGGTTCAAAAGGTCCTATTACCTTGGGAAATGGTTATCGTTTCTTGGTCAAATATGTTGCACCTATTGCTCTTTTCATAGTATTCCTAATGAAAATAACAGAATTTTAA